From a single Vitis vinifera cultivar Pinot Noir 40024 chromosome 18, ASM3070453v1 genomic region:
- the LOC100260112 gene encoding valencene synthase, which translates to MSGQVLASPLGQFPDLENRPVVKYHPNIWGDQFLSHTPEDEVTRACKEKQLEDLKEEIRRKLMNTAGNTSQQLKFIDAVQRLGLAYHFEREIEEVLQHIYDSYPNGDDMEGDIYNVALQFRLLRQAGFNISCGLFNEFKDEKGNFKKALISDVRGMLGLYEAAHLRVRGEDILDEALAFTTTHLRSMVEHLEYPFAEQVVHALKQPIRRGLERLEARWYISIYQDETSHDRTLLKLAKLDFNLVQSLHKEELSNISRWWKKLDFATKLPFARDRLVECYFWILGFYFEPQYVWARRILTKTIALTSTMDDIYDAYGTFEELKLFTAAIERWDINSIDHLPEYMKHFYVALLDVYKEIEEEMEKEGNQYRVQYAIEAMKNQARAYFHEAKWLHEGRIPTVEEYMSVAQVSSGDSMLTITSFIGMGKIVTKEAFDWVITNPKIVTASSVISRLMDDITSHKFEQKRGHVASGVECYMKQYGASEEEVYDKFQKQVEDACKDINEEFLRPTAVPMPLLMRVLNLSRVMYVIYTGGDGYTHVGKVMKNNVASLLIHPIA; encoded by the exons ATGTCGGGTCAAGTCTTAGCAAGCCCTCTAGGCCAATTTCCTGATCTGGAAAATCGTCCAGTGGTCAAGTATCACCCTAACATTTGGGGTGACCAGTTCTTATCCCACACTCCCGAAGACGAG GTAACACGTGCCTGCAAAGAGAAGCAGCTTGAAGATCTGAAAGAGGAAATTCGAAGGAAGCTAATGAATACAGCTGGTAACACTTCCCAACAACTAAAATTTATCGATGCTGTGCAACGTCTTGGGCTGGCATACCACTTTGAAAGAGAGATAGAAGAAGTGTTACAACATATTTATGATAGCTATCCTAATGGTGATGATATGGAAGGTGATATCTATAATGTTGCTCTTCAATTTCGGTTACTAAGACAAGCTGGGTTCAATATTTCATGTG GCTTGTTCAATGAGTTCAAGGATGAAAAGGGTAACTTCAAGAAAGCTTTGATCAGTGATGTAAGAGGCATGCTAGGCTTGTATGAGGCTGCACATCTCAGAGTTCGTGGAGAAGACATACTGGATGAAGCACTTGCTTTCACCACCACCCATCTTAGGTCCATGGTAGAACATTTAGAATATCCTTTTGCAGAACAAGTTGTTCATGCCTTGAAGCAGCCCATTAGAAGAGGTTTAGAGAGGCTAGAGGCAAGGTGGTATATATCTATCTACCAGGATGAAACTTCGCATGACAGAACTCTACTAAAGCTGGCCAAGTTAGATTTCAATCTAGTGCAGTCCCTACACAAGGAGGAGCTAAGCAATATTTCTAG GTGGTGGAAAAAATTAGACTTTGCTACAAAGCTACCTTTTGCGCGAGATAGATTGGTGGAATGCTACTTCTGGATACTTGGGTTTTACTTTGAGCCTCAATATGTCTGGGCTAGACGAATTCTAACCAAAACAATTGCCTTGACATCCACTATGGATGATATATATGACGCATATGGCACATTTGAAGAACTCAAGCTCTTCACCGCGGCCATTGAGAG GTGGGATATTAACAGCATAGATCACCTTCCAGAATACATGAAACACTTTTATGTGGCACTCTTAGATGTGTACAAAGAAATTGAGGAAGAGATGGAGAAAGAAGGAAACCAATATCGGGTTCAATATGCCATAGAAGCA ATGAAAAACCAAGCTAGAGCTTATTTTCATGAGGCTAAATGGCTCCATGAAGGACGCATACCAACAGTGGAAGAGTATATGAGTGTAGCACAGGTAAGCTCAGGTGACTCCATGCTTACAATCACGTCTTTCATTGGTATGGGAAAAATCGTAACAAAGGAGGCCTTTGATTGGGTGATCACTAACCCCAAGATTGTCACTGCATCATCTGTAATTTCTAGGcttatggatgacatcacttCACATAAG TTTGAGCAAAAGAGAGGACATGTTGCCTCAGGCGTTGAATGTTACATGAAGCAATACGGTGCCTCTGAGGAAGAGGTATACGATAAGTTTCAGAAGCAAGTTGAGGATGCATGCAAGGATATTAATGAGGAGTTCCTACGACCTACGGCTGTTCCGATGCCTCTCCTTATGCGTGTGCTTAATCTTTCTCGAGTGATGTATGTGATCTACACGGGGGGAGATGGGTACACTCATGTTGGAAAAGTGATGAAGAATAATGTTGCATCACTGCTCATTCACCCTATCGCATGA